In Microvenator marinus, one genomic interval encodes:
- a CDS encoding two-component system sensor histidine kinase NtrB — protein sequence MTDHEIRLSEEKLRVLIESSPDGMIVHQDGIFAYVNPAFLRMLGFDDPSEIVGKSVKEFAHPDEWELMRERRELSIRGDVTPPAEFRMLRRDGTWMWVEIASIPALYDGITSVIATVRDLTERKAISAKMMEVDRMVAVATLASGVGHEINNPLTYVMVNIDLIREDMRGEQRMSREEILKLLDSAHMGTIRIRDIVRDLSTLSRRGDAVIESIDLADLLDSSINICWNTIRHRAKLVKEIGELPRISGHLSKLGQVFVNLLMNAAQAIEVGDAESNRICVRAFVRDEWVVVEIEDTGSGISKGNLSQIFDPFFTTKPVGEGTGLGLPISRKTVELLGGRLEAESQLGRGSTFRVLLPQNT from the coding sequence TTGACTGACCACGAAATCCGGCTTTCGGAGGAGAAGTTACGCGTCTTGATCGAGTCGTCTCCCGACGGCATGATCGTTCATCAAGACGGCATTTTTGCGTATGTGAATCCAGCCTTCCTGCGTATGCTCGGTTTTGATGATCCATCCGAAATCGTGGGTAAGTCGGTCAAGGAGTTCGCGCATCCAGACGAATGGGAGTTGATGCGTGAGCGGCGCGAACTCTCGATCCGTGGGGACGTTACGCCTCCGGCAGAGTTTCGGATGTTGCGCCGCGACGGGACCTGGATGTGGGTGGAGATCGCCTCCATTCCGGCGCTCTACGATGGGATTACCTCGGTGATCGCCACGGTGCGTGACCTCACGGAACGCAAAGCGATATCGGCCAAAATGATGGAGGTGGATCGCATGGTGGCGGTGGCGACACTGGCATCGGGCGTGGGCCACGAGATCAACAATCCGCTGACCTACGTGATGGTCAATATCGATCTAATTCGGGAGGACATGCGCGGCGAGCAGCGCATGAGTCGAGAAGAAATCCTGAAGCTACTTGATAGCGCGCATATGGGCACGATTCGTATTCGAGACATTGTGCGTGATTTGAGCACGCTATCTCGCCGTGGAGACGCGGTGATCGAGAGTATCGACCTTGCGGATTTGCTCGATTCATCGATCAATATTTGCTGGAACACGATCCGGCATCGCGCGAAATTGGTGAAGGAGATCGGCGAGCTGCCGAGGATTTCAGGGCATCTTTCGAAACTCGGGCAGGTTTTTGTAAATCTGCTGATGAATGCAGCGCAAGCCATTGAAGTGGGCGACGCAGAGTCGAACCGGATTTGCGTTCGCGCCTTTGTTCGAGACGAGTGGGTGGTGGTGGAAATTGAGGATACAGGCTCGGGGATCTCGAAAGGAAATCTGAGCCAGATCTTTGACCCGTTCTTCACGACAAAACCGGTCGGCGAAGGCACTGGCCTGGGCTTGCCCATCTCGAGGAAAACTGTGGAGCTTCTCGGTGGGCGCCTCGAGGCGGAGAGCCAACTTGGGCGCGGCAGCACGTTCAGGGTCCTCTTGCCCCAAAACACCTAG